The Candidatus Hydrogenedentota bacterium region GATTACAAGACCTCAGCCTTTGTCTGCGTCCGTCATCCGCAGTCGAAGAGCACATCACCAAAGCCGGGATGTACCTGCTTGCCCGTTCCGAAAAAGTAACCGACCGGAGCCTATCCCTTTTTTTTCCCGGCTTATTTAAAGCCGATTTGTAGGCGGCGGCACTGCGCTTGTACGCACTACGCCGTGCGGCGCTGCAAGCAAAGAAGAAGCTTCGCATAGAAATTTCAGCGCCTATAGCCCCCCCTGCCGAATTGACCGCGCCCTTAAAAGCACACCAATATCGCTGCGTCCTGACACCGGCTGCCGATACGACCATGGACAGCTTTCTTGAGCATTTTATGATCAACGCTTCCAAAGGGCTGAAAGCAATCCAAAATCATATGGATAAGAAAGGGCTCACCGAAAGTCTGCGCGTAATCGTGCAGCCTGCTTCTGAAAGCTTTGAGGGCGTGGGAGCCGCTTTGTACAAAACCGGCTGTCGCGATATAACAATTGACCTGACCGGAGCTTGGGCGGAATATCCTAATTTAGATCCAAGCAAGATAACCGCTGCGCTGCAGGAAAATGCGGCATGGTATGTCAAGCAAATTCTTCGCAATACCCTCTTCCGCTTCGAACCGATCGCCTCCTTATTTAACGCCATCTATCTCGGCTCTCCTCAATACAGAGCCGATAAAAGCGGCGCGGAATGGCTTGCCATGGATAGTGACGGCACCGTATATCCTTCTTTCCCGTGGTTGGGCAAAAAAAACTTTGCATTAGGCGCCCTGTCAAATCCAACAGGCGAAACCATGCAGCAGGATCTCTTTCCTGTGGGCGGCGCACTTCAAACACCCCAATGTTTGTCGTGCTGGGTGCGCGGTTTATGTGGCGGCGCAAATGCCGCCATCCACTTCGCCCGTACCGGGAACGTGAATACCCCCGATCCGCTCTGGTGTGAGGGGCAGCGGCAATGGATCGCGTCTGCCGTGGCAGTATTCAACCAGGTGTCCGAAACGGGCGTCAACTTTTCGCAGCTCGTTGCGTCTATGCAGCCGCAAAAGGGCCATCTATCCCTGCGCACTGCGGCCAAGGCTTTATTCCAAGATATGTTCAGCGTTCGGCCCTTGCGCGAAAATGACGCGCCCATGCTGGTAGGCTGGGAGAATTGGAACCGTGCCGCCTATTTCGCATGCAGCAACCACGGCGTGCTCACGGCCACCCTCTATGATCGTGAAATGGACGCGCTCCACCCCATTGAATTTATCCGAGAGATGATCATCCTCCGTAAAGACGGAAGCCCGTGCGGCCTGATTAAATTCTGCCCCAGCCCGGATAAAAAACTCGCCTTAGCTTGGCTCTATCTCCATGACGCCGCCCTATACGAAAAGAAGGCGCTTCGGAATATGCTCAAAACTTTGGTCGCAGAGATTTGTCGAAAAATAGGACTTCGTTGTGTTCTTGTTCCTGTAACCCAAGAAGAAAGCGCCTTGGCAGATGCCTTATGCGCCGCAGGTTTCGTAAAACTGGGCACCGAGCGTGAAGCACTCTATCAACGGGGAACATACCGGGATGTGGATACGTACGGCTACACTGCCGACAATTATAAAGAGTCCGACGAATCAGCCTAAATAATTCCACATCTCCCATAAGGATTGGGAACAATCACTCTTTTTTTGATGTTATACGGATGATGGCGAAAAGACACAGAAAGTTGGGTCGCGTCATTGTAAGCGCGCCTGCCGCGGTCTGTAATAAAACCCGAAAATCCAAACAACGAAGGAGAAAATTATGTTACCCGAAAAATATTCACAGATACTCTCCCATGAAGGTGTAGTCGCAATTGCCACCGTGGGCGCTGACGGTCCCCACCTCATTAACACGTGGAATACCTATGTGCAAGTACGGGATGACAGGCTCTTGATTCCCGTGGGAATGATGCAGCAAACAGAAAAGAATCTTGCCGACGACGATCGTATTCTCTTGACTGCAGGCACCCGAGAGGTGGAAGGTTCGCGGGGCGCAGGCGCCGGTTTCCTCATCAAAGGTACAGGTGCCTTCCACACCTCAGGAGAAGCTTTTGACACCGTCCACAGCAAGTTCCCCTGGGCACGTGCCGCCTTGGTCGTGACCGTTCAAAGTCACGCGCAAACTCTTTAATCCGAGGGCATAAATGGAAGCGGAACAGGCTGTCTATTTTGAATATGGTGAAAAAGAAATTGGTCATCTCAAACAAAGAGACCGAAAATTGGCCAATGCAATAGACCGTATTGGTTTTATCCGGCGTGAGATGAAACCACAGCTCTTTGTCGCAATCGTAGATGTGATGATCAGCCAACAAATATCCGGCAAAGCCGCTAAAACCATTTTGCAACG contains the following coding sequences:
- a CDS encoding pyridoxamine 5'-phosphate oxidase family protein — encoded protein: MLPEKYSQILSHEGVVAIATVGADGPHLINTWNTYVQVRDDRLLIPVGMMQQTEKNLADDDRILLTAGTREVEGSRGAGAGFLIKGTGAFHTSGEAFDTVHSKFPWARAALVVTVQSHAQTL